A genomic window from Zonotrichia leucophrys gambelii isolate GWCS_2022_RI chromosome 25, RI_Zleu_2.0, whole genome shotgun sequence includes:
- the ARHGAP30 gene encoding rho GTPase-activating protein 30 has product MSLALKARQRARRKGGSRERLFGCDLQEHLQRSGQDVPQVLRSCTEFVEQHGVVDGIYRLSGVSSNTQRLRTEFEAQRSPDLSRDIYLQDVHCVSSLCKAYCRELPNPLLTYQLYDKFADAVAIQMEEARLVKIKEVLKELPAPHYRTLEFLMRHLLRMAAHSGRTNMHARNLAIVWAPNLLRSRDIEASGFNGTAAFMEVRVQSIVVEFILTHVEQLFGDAPLPGRDTAGTAGDSGDSPRCSLLLPGAVPPLHVPAALSQGDGPPQMRPYHTIIELSEHRSKGSLKAKKWRSIFNLGRSGHEAKRKSGKAEEKEKCGKVTLRPAKSMDSLSSGPSGPSGPEAARLLPKLSVKLRPQRQHSSDATPAAPEPPPELDESLEEPLEAAAESSTKSEPTTPKAPRAGPGVGGRSRAEKCAGLHISGPYAVTVPPHITSNLSRLTRGLPCPALEREQSPGSAPEPARDPRPRSEDAEQSRLSLELRDSFAFLDGPETWLEGGGDTEAAPRSPGIEDGTPGIEDGTLGIEEWILGIEDGTPGIGDGFPAVEEGMESGFMNPGERWAEQPDSYLSIEECTEQDMFFLAPGASEPDSDPDEIFLSAHDELSPLGTPEGPPGEGTALENPEITEIPEIPEILEIPETSKIPKVLEIPEIPETSKIPKVLETLEIPEMSETPKIPKVLETPENQEIPEIPEIPEILEIPEIPETSKIPKVLEILEIPEMSETPKIPKVLETPEIPEIPEILEIPEIPQNQEIPGIPKMPEITEISEIPKVLEIPKIPEIPKVLEISETPKIPEILAQTPPEQDGPGVGDPPQHPHGEGAAEGDPSPRMGVWGQPQTPAFVYTAAIFASTWRRPQRPHQRGSQGPPGSSLKPLRYRRARRGYLTLSSAGSVPTPPSRPSPISALFQHGAALTQDGGGAAEAPRAFAV; this is encoded by the exons atgtccctggcGCTCAAGGCCCGGCAGCGGGCGAGGCGCAAGGGCGGCTCCCGGGAGCGCCTCTTCGGCTGCGACCTCCAGGAGCATCTCCAGCGCTCGGGGCAGGACG TGCCGCAGGTGCTCCGGAGCTGCACGGAGTTCGTGGAGCAGCACGGGGTGGTCGATGGCATCTACCGCCTGTCCGGGGTGTCCTCCAACACACAGCGGCTGCG GACGGAGTTTGAAGCCCAGCGCAGCCCGGACCTGTCGCGGGACATTTACCTGCAGGACGTTCACTGCGTCAGCTCCCTGTGCAAGGCCTACTGCCGCGAGCTGCCCAACCCCCTGCTCACCTACCAGCTCTACGACAAGTTCGCC GATGCGGTGGCCATCCAGATGGAGGAGGCGCGGCTGGTGAAGATCAAGGAGGTGCTCAAGGAGCTGCCGGCGCCTCACTACAG GACGCTGGAGTTCCTGATGCGGCACCTGCTGCGCATGGCGGCGCACAGCGGGCGCACCAACATGCACGCCAGGAACCTGGCCATCGTCTGGGCGCCCAACCTGCTGCG ctcgaGGGACATCGAGGCCTCGGGGTTCAACGGCACGGCGGCGTTCATGGAGGTGCGCGTGCAGTCCATCGTGGTGGAGTTCATCCTCACACACGTGGAGCAGCTCTTCGGGGACGCGCcgctgccaggcagggacaccgcggggacagcaggggaca gtgggGACAGTCCCCGTTGCTCGCTGCTCCTGCCCGGGGCTGTCCCCCCCCTGCACGTCCCGGCTGCGCTGAGCCAGGGCGACGGCCCCCCCCAGATGCGGCCCTACCACACCATCATCGAGCTCAGCGAGCACAG gaGCAAGGGCTCCCTCAAGGCCAAGAAGTGGAGATCCATCTTCAACCTGGGCCGCTCCGGGCACGAGGCCAAGCGGAAATCGGGGAAGGCGGAGGAAAAAG agaAGTGTGGGAAGGTCACTCTGCGGCCGGCCAAGAGCATGGACTCGCTCAGCTCCGGCCCCTCCGGACCGTCCG GCCCGGAGGCGGCGCGGCTGCTGCCGAAGCTGTCGGTGAAGCtgcggccgcagcggcagcacAGCTCGGACGCGACCCCCGcggccccggagccgccgccggaGCTGGACGAGAGCCTGGAGGAGCCGCTGGAAGCGGCGGCCGAGAGCAGCACCAAGTCGGAGCCCAccacccccaaagccccccgggccgggccgggggtcGGCGGCCGCTCCCGCGCCGAGAAATGCGCGGGGCTGCACATCTCGGGCCCCTACGCGGTCACCGTCCCGCCGCACATCACCTCCAACCTGTCCCGCCTCACCCGCGGGCTCCCGTGCCCCGCGCTGGAACGGGAGCAGAGCCCCGGCAGCGCCCCCGAGCCCgcccgggacccccggccccgctccg AAGATGCGGAGCAGAGCCggctctccctggagctccGCGACTCCTTCGCCTTCCTGGACGGCCCCGAGACGTGGCTGGAGGGCGGCGGTGACACGGAGGCGGCGCCGCGGAGCCCCGGGATCGAGGACGGGACACCCGGGATCGAGGATGGGACCCTCGGGATCGAGGAATGGATCCTGGGGATCGAGGACGGGACCCCCGGGATCGGGGACGGGTTCCCGGCCgtggaggaggggatggagagcgGGTTCATGAAC CCAGGTGAGCGCTGGGCGGAGCAGCCGGACAGTTACCTGTCCATCGAGGAGTGCACGGAGCAGGACATGTTCTTCCTGGCCCCCGGCGCCTCCGAGCCCGACTCCGACCCCGACGAAATCTTCCTGAGCGCCCACGACGAGCTCAGCCCCCTGGGGACCCCCGAGGGACCCCCGGGcgaggggacagccctggagaaCCCAGAGATCACTGAGATCCCAGAGATCCCCGAAATCCTGGAGATCCCAGAgacctcaaaaatcccaaaagtcCTGGAGATCCCAGAGATCCCAGAgacctcaaaaatcccaaaagtcCTGGAGACCTTGGAGATCCCAGAGATgtcagagaccccaaaaatcccaaaagtttTGGAGACCCCGGAGAACCAAGAGATCCCAGAGATCCCAGAGATCCCCGAAATCCTGGAGATCCCAGAGATCCCAGAgacctcaaaaatcccaaaagtcCTGGAGATCCTAGAGATCCCAGAGATgtcagagaccccaaaaatcccaaaagtttTGGAGACCCCGGAGATCCCAGAGATCCCCGAAATCCTGGAGatcccagagatcccacagAACCAAGAGATCCCAGGGATCCCAAAAATGCCAGAGATCACAGAGATCTCAGAGATCCCAAAAGTCCTGGAGATCCCAAAgatcccagagatcccaaaagTCCTGGAGATctcagagacccccaaaatcccagagattTTGGCCCAAACGCCCCCAGAACAGGATGGTCCAGGAGTGGGGGaccccccccagcacccccatggggagggggctgcagaaggagaccccagccccaggatgggGGTCTGGG GCCAGCCACAAACCCCGGCCTTTGTTTACACCGCCGCCATCTTTGCCTCAACATGGCGGCGCCCGCAGCGGCCTCACCAACGGGGCAGCCAGGGCCCTCCGGGCTCATCTCTCAAACCCCTCCGGTACCGGCGGGCGAGGCGGGGATACCTCACCCTCAGCAGCGCCGGTTCTGTCCCCACACCCCCATCACGACCCTCACCCATCTCCGCCCTCTTCCAACATGGCGCCGCCCTCACCCAAGATGGCGGTGGGGCAGCGGAAGCGCCGCGCGCCTTCGCCGTCTAA
- the F11R gene encoding junctional adhesion molecule A has translation MAGAERGRHRERPRGRPREHRGHHWGPPGAGLRLLLLLGGLAALAAAQVTSEDQEVPEHKPVELRCAAFRSSSGSARIEWKFQKGSSLTLIYYGGELTESYRDRVQFSPTSIRFGSVTREDSGKYICEVVGDGSHIAKSEVNLIVQVPPGKPLAHVPSSATVGARAVLRCSEAQGSPPPTFRWYKDGTELPQDPKSSPAFRNSSYSLDPRTGELVFEPVGGWDTGDYHCEASNNVGSPQKSDVFRMEASEVNVGGIVAAVVLLLLFLGLAAFGVWFAYRRGYFSRKKVIYSQPSRRSESEFKQTSSFLV, from the exons atggcgggagcggagcggggacggcaccgggagcggccccgggggcggccccgggagcACCggggacaccattggggacCGCCCGGGGcggggctgcggctgctgctgctgctcggggGGCTCG CCGCGCTGGCCGCAGCCCAGGTGACCTCGGAGGACCAGGAAGTGCCGGAGCACAAAC CCGTGGAGCTGCGCTGCGCCGCGTTCCGCTCCAGCTCGGGCAGCGCCCGCATCGAGTGGAAATTCCAGAAGGGCTCATCCCTGACACTGATCTACTACGGGGGGGAGCTCACAG agtCGTACCGGGACCGTGTCCAGTTCTCGCCCACGTCCATCCGCTTCGGCTCGGTGACACGGGAGGACAGCGGCAAGTACATCTGCGAGGTGGTGGGGGATGGCAGCCACATCGCCAAGTCCGAGGTCAACCTCATCGTGCAGG TGCCCCCGGGGAAGCCGCTGGCACacgtgcccagctctgccacggTGGGTGCCCGCGCTGTCCTGCGCTGCTCCGAGGCTCAGGGCTCGCCCCCTCCCACCTTCCGCTGGTACAAGGACGGCACCGAGCtgccccaggaccccaaatccagccccgCCTTCCGCAACTCCTCCTACAGCCTGGACCCGCGCACGGGGGAGCTG GTGTTTGAGCCCGTGGGGGGCTGGGACACGGGCGATTATCACTGCGAGGCCTCCAACAACGTGGGCAGCCCCCAGAAATCCGACGTCTTCCGCATGGAGGCCA GCGAGGTGAACGTGGGCGGCATCGTGGCCGccgtggtgctgctgctcctgttcctgggGCTCGCTGCCTTCGGCGTCTGGTTCGCCTACAGGCGCGGCTACTTCAGCA GGAAGAAGGTGATTTACAGCCAGCCCTCGCGGCGCAGCGAG AGCGAGTTCAAGCAAACCTCCTCGTTCCTGGTGT
- the USF1 gene encoding upstream stimulatory factor 1 — protein sequence MYRVIQVADGQLDAQTEGTSAISGYPATQSMTQAVIQGAFTSEEQVDSEAAPSETHYTYFPAAGVADGAAATAATAATAVVTTQSSEALLGQPTPTGQFFVMMSPQEVLPGGAQRSIAPRAHPYSPKSEAPRATRDEKRRAQHNEVERRRRDKINNWIVQLSKIIPDCSMENTKSGQSKGGILSKACDYIQELRQSNLRLSEELQGLDQLQMDNEVLRQQVEELKNKNLLLRAQLRQHGLEIVIKNDTH from the exons atgTACCGGGTGATCCAGGTGGCTGACGGGCAGCTGGACGCGCAGACCGAGGGCACCAGCGCCATCAGCGGCTACCCGGCCACACAGTCCATGACACAG GCGGTGATCCAGGGCGCGTTCACGAGCGAGGAGCAGGTGGACTCGGAGGCGGCTCCCAGCGAGACGCACTACACCTACTTCCCCGCGGCGGGTGTGGCCGACggcgccgccgccaccgccgccacGGCCGCCACCGCCGTGGTGACCACGCAGAGCTCCGAGGcgctgctggggcagcccacGCCCACAG GGCAGTTTTTCGTGATGATGTCACCACAGGAGGTGCTCCCGGGGGGGGCCCAGCGCTCCATCGCCCCCCGCGCGCACCCCTACTCCCC GAAGTCGGAGGCTCCCCGAGCCACGCGGGACGAGAAGCGCCGGGCACAGCACAACGAAG TGGAGCGCCGGCGCCGGGACAAGATCAACAACTGGATCGTGCAGCTGTCCAAGATCATCCCCGACTGCTCCATGGAGAACACCAAATCCGGACAG agcaAGGGCGGGATCCTGTCCAAGGCCTGCGACTACATCCAGGAGCTGCGGCAGAGCAACCTGCGGCTGAgcgaggagctgcagggcctggaCCAGCTGCAGATGGACAACGAGGTGCTGCGCCAGCAG GTGGAGGAGCTGAAGAACAAGAACCTGCTGCTGAGGGCGCAGCTGCGCCAGCACGGGCTGGAGATCGTCATCAAAAACGACACCCActga